From one Dermacentor andersoni chromosome 1, qqDerAnde1_hic_scaffold, whole genome shotgun sequence genomic stretch:
- the ast gene encoding single-strand DNA endonuclease ASTE1, which translates to MGVHGLSSFFTLNPDLSEWRNLHSTKLVVDGNNLIYMIYFTSNLECVYGGDYDGYATAIRNYFAVFKACGIELILVFDGGHDVSNRKLKTTQRRLQERLATAKAIAKTGAPNLKILPILAHEVFKDVVRELGIPVFQCSFEADEEIAAIANHYECPVASQDSDFYIFNLTGGFIRLDSISTTLQTVTVENGQSMNALSCRWYHVDNLLGHFPGFDKSMLPLFATLMGNDFVNGVMFEGFFNSIKLPRLRSKKLKISKQHTKMVGLLYWLSTTSSDLALSQIMQTLKTARREFTAKVILDTMSRYEVCTSPFVDKLKDGTKMVLTDAADGTFPEWFSELYFSGILNPYLINIAAVHKVFHLTQIDCFELESSYACSLPLRQVLYGLVLSVNSKSKDLASVEEFDREGRNITRRFVEPILSAAGYGELPRLKEIPALTDQRRKDLFFRIFGVESIQDQCPESLHGLFTVICFWLKNSKLKVSENLFRSFLLGIVLLKLLPRTKLSSRKTSEKLKFLRNGCTVRSREGIGDILPGVEEQLSQDILCCVNKNFSKFFIRPTHNHAKRFDFELVYLVSQLQTCLLFARFLNRLLLEPCKNVEFHKTLNGTFLYNFTKELDNRVNPDLFIAEYLGRGTVLETEFSSFYKKIRGLLPEDSFSAGAAAGGKKKRKKREKAESCDVTEQQDDSFGLLSNRFEGLLREGL; encoded by the exons ATGGGTGTCCACGGCCTTAGTTCATTTTTCACTCTTAATCCTGACCTGTCGGAATGGAGGAATTTGCACTCCACAAAGTTAGTGGTTGACGGAAACAATCTCATCTACATGATCTACTTTACGTCAAACCTCGAATGTGTCTACGGTGGCGACTATGATGG GTATGCAACAGCGATACGCAATTATTTTGCTGTGTTCAAGGCATGCGGCATTGAGCTCATTCTTGTGTTTGACGGTGGACATGATGTGTCGAACCGCAAGCTCAAGACAACCCAGCGTCGCCTCCAGGAACGCTTGGCCACTGCCAAGGCCATTGCCAAGACCGGAGCTCCCAACTTAAAGATTCTTCCCATACTTGCTCATGAA GTGTTCAAGGATGTTGTGCGAGAACTTGGCATCCCAGTCTTTCAGTGCAGCTTTGAGGCTGATGAGGAAATCGCTGCCATTGCTAACCATTATGAGTGTCCAGTGGCCAGCCAGGACAGTGACTTTTATATATTCAACCTTACTGGTGGCTTTATTCGGCTCGACTCAATCTCTACAACACTGCAGACAGTGACTGTGGAAAATGGTCAAAGTATGAATGCTTTGTCCTGCAGGTGGTATCATGTAGACAACTTATTGGGCCATTTTCCAGGCTTTGATAAGTCTATGCTTCCATTGTTTGCTACATTGATGGGAAATGACTTTGTGAATGGTGTAATGTTTGAAGGCTTCTTCAACAGCATCAAACTTCCTCGACTCAGGAGTAAAAAATTAAAGATCAGTAAGCAGCATACTAAGATGGTTGGCCTCCTCTACTGGTTGAGCACAACAAGTTCTGATCTCGCGTTATCCCAGATAATGCAGACACTAAAGACAGCAAGGCGGGAGTTCACTGCCAAAGTAATTTTGGACACCATGTCTCGGTATGAAGTATGCACTTCACCATTTGTTGACAAGTTGAAAGATGGAACCAAAATGGTTCTTACGGATGCAGCAGACGGCACTTTCCCAGAATGGTTTTCAGAACTGTACTTCAGTGGAATTCTTAACCCATACCTCATCAATATTGCAGCCGTGCACAAGGTGTTTCATTTGACACAGATTGATTGTTTTGAGTTGGAAAGTAGTTATGCATGCTCACTGCCCCTGCGCCAAGTCCTTTATGGCCTAGTATTGAGCGTGAATTCGAAGTCCAAGGATTTGGCATCAGTAGAAGAATTTGACAGAGAAGGACGGAACATCACTCGTCGCTTTGTTGAACCCATCCTAAGTGCAGCTGGTTATGGGGAGCTTCCACGGTTGAAAGAAATTCCTGCTTTGACAGACCAGAGACGTAAGGATTTATTTTTTCGCATATTTGGTGTTGAAAGCATACAAGATCAGTGTCCAGAATCACTACATGGTCTCTTCACAGTTATCTGCTTCTGGCTGAAAAATTCAAAATTAAAAGTTAGTGAAAACCTTTTTCGCTCATTTCTTTTGGGCATTGTGCTATTGAAGCTTCTGCCAAGGACGAAGTTGTCATCTCGAAAGACTTCGGAGAAGCTCAAGTTCCTCAGGAATGGCTGTACAGTTCGAAGCCGTGAAGGCATAGGGGACATTCTACCTGGTGTGGAAGAGCAGCTGAGTCAGGACATCCTATGTTGCGTGAACAAAAACTTTTCAAAATTCTTCATTCGTCCCACTCACAACCACGCTAAGCGCTTTGACTTTGAACTGGTGTATTTGGTCAGTCAACTGCAGACGTGCCTTTTGTTTGCAAGGTTTCTTAACAGGCTGTTGCTTGAACCATGCAAAAATGTTGAGTTTCACAAAACTCTGAATGGCACTTTTCTTTACAACTTCACAAAGGAGCTGGATAATAGAGTAAACCCAGATCTTTTTATTGCTGAATATTTGGGACGAGGAACTGTGCTTGAGACAGAGTTTTCTTCCTTCTACAAGAAGATTCGTGGCCTTTTGCCAGAAGACAGTTTCAGTGCAGGAGCGGCTGCAGgtggaaagaagaaaaggaaaaagagggAGAAGGCCGAGAGTTGTGATGTGACGGAACAGCAAGATGATTCATTTGGATTGCTGTCAAACCGCTTCGAAGGGCTTTTGAGGGAAGGATTATGA